The uncultured Methanobrevibacter sp. region GGCCAATGTCAAGAAGTTTGTCCTATTGAAATACCTAACTACTACGACGAAGGTGTCGGTATGGTTAAAGCTGCTTACATTCCATTCCCTCAAGCTGTACCATTATGTGCAACTATCGATAAAGACTACTGTATCGAATGTAACTTATGTGTACAAGCATGTGGACCAGAAGCTATCGACCACAACCAACAACCTGAAATTATCGAATTAGAAGTTGGTACTATTGTCGCTGCTATCGGTTACGACCCATTCGACCCATCCGGAATTTACCAATACGGATACGGCCGTTTCTCAAACGTTATTACCGCTATGGAAATTGAAAGGATGATTAACGCATCCGGTCCTACCGGTGGACACGTAATCAAACCTTCTGACGGTATCGAACCTAAACGTGTAGCATTCATCCACTGTGTAGGTTCAAGAGATGAACAAATCGGTAAACCATACTGTTCCAGAGTATGTTGTATGTACTCCATGAAAAACGCTCAATTATGTATTGACCACGAACCTGATACGAAGAGTTCTACAAAACATCTCAAGAAAAATACGGTATTGAATTTATCAGAGGTAAACCAGCACAAATCTTCGAAAACGACGATTTAACCTTAACTATCAGAGCAGAAGATACTTTACTCGGTAAAGTAACTGAATACACTTACGATTTAGTTGTTTTAAGTGTAGGTCTCGAACACTCTGCTGGATCTGACGAACTCAGACAAACCTTAGGTCTCTCCAGATCTGCAGACGGATTCTACATGGAAGCTCACCCTAAACTCAGACCTGTTGACACCTTAACTGACGGTGTTTACATTGCTGGTGTAGCACAAGGTCCTAAAGATATTCCTGACTCCGTAGCACAAGGTTCAGCTGCAGCATCCAGAGCAGCAATCCCAATGGCTAAAGGAGAAGTAGAAATCGAACCTATTATTGCATCTAACGATGAAACCGTTTGTGGTGCTTGCCAAGTATGTGTAGAATTATGCCCATTCGACGCTATTTCTATCGCAACTGGTGTAGGTGGAAAAGAATTTGCACAAATTAACTCCGCATTATGTAAAGGATGTGGAACTTGTGTAGGTGCATGTCCATCTGGTGCTATGAACCAACAACACTTCAAAACCGAGCAAATTATGGCACAAATCAGTGCTGCTCTTGAAGACTTAGGTAAATAGATTTAGAGATTAATTTCTCTATTTCTTTTTTTTTTTCCAAAACCATTGACGTTAATGTAAAATCCGATTAATTATTTTACATGTTTTTAATTTTGATCTGTTTATTTTCACTGATAATTTGATTTAAATGCTGTTATTTTCATGGCAAAAAATTTCAAGTTTTAGAATTTTCTTTGGTTAGCTTTTTTGATACTTATCAAAAATTTTATATAATTTTAAATGTAAAATAAATTTGTACAAAAAGTACGTAATTATTTTATGAATTTAATAGGGGTTAGATTTATTCTAGCTGTCATATTAAGCTGTTTTTATCATTTGATTAATATTTGAATGATTTTGTATATTAAGTAAGTATAACTATTGTTATTAAAGAGGAATGAAACATGAGATCCAATCCAAAAATACTTTTATATATCCTGATGCTGTCAACACTGGCAATCAACACTCCTTTAAGTATTATTGGAATAATATCACAGATTTCTGAGTATTTTAACACATCAATTGCCCTGTCCGGTCTTTATGTAAGTTCATTTACATTTACAATTGCAATAACAGGTCTTTTTATACCAGTATTCTTTTCAAAACTGGGCAGAAAAACCACATTTGTTTCAATCCTGTCTCTATTTGCGGTTTCAAATCTTTTTATAATTTTTACCAAAAGCATTTACATTGCATCATTTTTTAGGATTCTCTCGGCAGTATTCTATCCGGCATTCATATCAGTCGCTCTGACATTCTGCGAAGAGATTGCTCCTGAAGGTGAAGGACAGGACTACATTACAAAAATACTTCTTGGAATTTCAGTCGGAAGCATAATTGGTCTTCCAATCACTACATGGTTTGGAGGTGTATTTGGCTATCAGGCAGCCATGACATGGATCTTTTTGATAAATCTGATTTCATTAGTGCTGATTGCAGTATTTTTCCCAAGCATCCCGGGTGAGTCTAAAAGCTATGGGATGTCATTGTCATCAGTTAAATCAAAAGAATTTATATTGGCCACAGTCGGAATTATAATGATGCCTATCGGAGCAAGCATAGTTTATAATTACATGCCATACTTCCTGCAGACCGTCAGCCACATATACACTCATCAGTTAAGCATATTTCTGTTTTCCTATGGTCTGATTTCAATAATTGGTACATGGTTAGGTGGAAAACTGATAGTCATCAAAGACAAGGCCACATTAATCATTTTCCAGCTGGTGTGCGCTTCAGTATTTTTGGGATTATTTGTCTTTGCAGATTATCTGATTCCTGTTTTAGTTTTATTTTTGATATTCGGAATACTGGACGGAATGGGATACAATCTCATACAATATATTGAAACATCAGTTCTTCCTGATATTCCCGAACTTGCAAACGGTATATTTTTAAGCGTTCTCAATGGTGGAATTGCAATAGGCATTGCTATCGGAGGATTTCTGGTAGATGGATTGGGAGTAATGTCAATATTCATTTTTGGAATAATGTTTTTACTCATTGCATTTGCTTTACTGGTTTATGTCATTTTAGTTTTAAAAATTGATTTAAAATATAGTTAATCAAATTTTTTATTAGTTGGTGATTAATGTATTCTATTTATTCCGTTAGCTCTGTCGAAATCACTATCAAAACTAATTATTTCTGTAATATTTTCTTTTTTCATTAAATATATGTACATAGAATCAAAGAATGAAATTTTTGAATCATATTTAACGAATATTTCCATAGCATCATCGAAAAATTCATAATCATCGATTACATTTACTATCTTTGGAAGTGTTCTATAGATTTCACGTATTTCTTTGGTGTTCAATTTATTTTTTAAAACAGTAATGGTTTCTGCAATGACAAGTTTTGAGATGATAAACTCATCTAGTTTTATTTTTTCGAATATTTCAACAGCTTTCTGATGCCATTGATCATTAGATACGAATAAGGCAACAATGAATGTTGTATCTAAAAAATACAAGATTAACTACCTCCTATTTCATTTTATGTTTTAGATTGACACAGTTAATTGGCATAGTAGCAGTATATCTTCCAATCATGTCTTTTAAACTAAGGTGAGTTTCAACATTTCCTAAA contains the following coding sequences:
- a CDS encoding type II toxin-antitoxin system VapC family toxin, producing the protein MYFLDTTFIVALFVSNDQWHQKAVEIFEKIKLDEFIISKLVIAETITVLKNKLNTKEIREIYRTLPKIVNVIDDYEFFDDAMEIFVKYDSKISFFDSMYIYLMKKENITEIISFDSDFDRANGINRIH
- a CDS encoding MFS transporter; the protein is MRSNPKILLYILMLSTLAINTPLSIIGIISQISEYFNTSIALSGLYVSSFTFTIAITGLFIPVFFSKLGRKTTFVSILSLFAVSNLFIIFTKSIYIASFFRILSAVFYPAFISVALTFCEEIAPEGEGQDYITKILLGISVGSIIGLPITTWFGGVFGYQAAMTWIFLINLISLVLIAVFFPSIPGESKSYGMSLSSVKSKEFILATVGIIMMPIGASIVYNYMPYFLQTVSHIYTHQLSIFLFSYGLISIIGTWLGGKLIVIKDKATLIIFQLVCASVFLGLFVFADYLIPVLVLFLIFGILDGMGYNLIQYIETSVLPDIPELANGIFLSVLNGGIAIGIAIGGFLVDGLGVMSIFIFGIMFLLIAFALLVYVILVLKIDLKYS